CACCGGCTCGATTTTGTGGACAAGCCCCGGGAGGATGTGGAGCGTAAGCTGCACAGGCAACCGATCCCGCTCACGGCGAGTTACGCGATATTTACTGGATTTTTCCTGACATACATTGCTCTGACCAAAGAAATTACATGGGAAACGGCGGCTCTGGTCGCTGGTGGTATGCTTCTGCTAACGATTGGTACCGTCGATGACTGGTACAAAACAAAAGGCAAAGATTTTCCTGCCCTGCCCAAGATGCTCGTACAGGTCTCAGCAGCAGTACTCGTATTTGCTTCTGGCATTGCGTTCACCGGATTCGTGAATCCCTTCAATGCGGAATATGTCATGCTTCCGATCTGGCTGCAATTCATTCTCACGATCCTCTGGATCTTCGGAGTGACAACTGTCATTAACTTCTCGGACGGCATGGACGGACTGGCTGGCGGTTTATCAGCTATCTCGGCGATCACCCTGTTCATCGTGGCCATTACCAAAGGTCAAACGGATTCCGCACTCATGTCGATCATTCTGGTCGGTGTGACGATTGGTTATCTGAAGTACAACAAAGCTCCTGCCAAAGTGTTCATGGGTGATGCAGGTGCTACGTTCCTTGGCTTCATTTTGGCGGTTATCGCTCTGGACGGTGCATTCAAACAAGCAACCATGTTGTCCATTTTCATTCCGATTCTGGCGCTCGGTGTACCGATCTTCGACAACATCTTTGTCGTGATCAAACGTTTCATTCAAGGTAAAGCGATCTACCAGGCCGACGCGAGTCAAGCTCATTATCGACTGCTGCGTGCCGGATTGAATCATAAACAGGTTGTTGCTGTGCTCTATCTCGTAAGCACTTGTCTGTGCCTTTCCTCCATCATATTGATGTTGGTAGAGATGTAAGTATCCGCAACAAAAAGCGGTCATATCGGAATGTAAAAATAGACGAGTCCAAGATTTCTTGGCTCGTCTATTTTTTATGCTTATATGGTTAAGTGCTCATTCCGCACTTATTCAGTGTTATTCGCTAAATTGATAATTCATATATAGGTTCAGTTCAGCTCAATCATCTGGGCTGGTATGCAACATCCACACGTCTTGAGCCTCAGGCCCTCACAGGCTCACACTTATTTCGAGGCTACCGGCGGCAACGGTTGTTCCCGTTGTTGCCGACTGGTCCATCCCGGCCGATCGAGTTCAATAAGACGGCGGTATCGCTCTTCCCCGGCCAGCAGTTGTTCGTGAGAACCCTGCATGGCAATCTGTCCATTTTCCATAAAAATAAGTTCGTCCATCTGTTCTGCACTAATCAGGTGATGGGTAACCCAGATCATCGTTTTGCCTTGCAAGCTGTCCAGAATGGTCCGCATCAGTTCACGCTCCGTCACTGGATCAAGCCCTACCGTTGGTTCATCGAATATAATAACAGGTGTTTCCCGGAGCAGTACTCGGGCCAGTGCAATCCGTTGCCTTTCCCCGCCAGAGAAACGCAGCCCTGTCTCCAGCATCGGTGTATCATATCCCTGCGGCAAGGATTCGATCAGACCGGATAAACCGACTTGGGCGGCCACCTGACGAATCTCCTCATCCGTTGCATGCGGACGTCCGATCCGCAGATTGTTCGCTACCGTGGTGTCAAATAGATGTGGGCTCTGATTCAGCACTGCGATGACATCAGGCACACTCTCTTCCAGCGTCTGCACAGGCAAATCATTGATCAGAACGTTCCCCGCAGACGGAAGCAAGGCCCCCTGAATGAGCTTCAACAAGGTCGATTTGCCGCCGCCACTTCGTCCAAGGATAGCTAATCGTTTACCTTGTGGCAGATGAAGAGATACATCCTGTAGGGCGTAGGAATCATCCGCTGTATAACGGTAACTTAAGCGATTAATCTCGATGTCTGCTCTGAGTTTGGGTGGAATGCGAAGACGAATTCGTCTGTCCGGGATATCACTCGCAGCTGGCAAGGACTCGGATGGCTGTCCAGCCATCACGTTGCCGTTTTTTACTACAGAAGTCGATTCGCCCGTTCCATCCGCATCACCGGCTCCATTCTGCAACGGAAGATAATCTTTCCCTTCGAGCTGCTTCAAGCGATCCAGTGATTCCCGGTACTGTGGAAGATGCTCCACCGCATCCCCTACAGGCAGAAGTGTTTCCGTGAGCGGAAATAACACCAGCACAAAAGCAGCAATCATCACAGCTGGCAATTGTCCGATAGCAGCGGCGTTTCCAGCCCATAACGTCACGGATATGACCATTAAACCAATGACACACTGAGCCATCAGATCGCGCCAGCGTGTCCATCGCCGCAACTTGCGACGAATCGCATCGACCTGTTCTTCCGCCTCTTCCTGCTGCTGAACAAACTCGGTTGCTCGTCCACTTGCAAGCCAATCTCCCAGTCCAAGCACACCGTCAGTCAGACGGGTATACAACCTGCTGTTTTCCTTTTTCAGCCGTACACGCCATTTCCACGTCACTTTCAGGGAGATCGCAGGTAGCGCGGCAACAAGGAATAACATATACAAGCCCATCCACACCGCAAATCCCAGATCCACACTGCCAAAAGCAATCACAGCCGCACCGTACATCACGAGCGCTGTAACCGAAGGGAAGACTGTACGCAGATAAATATCCTGCAACCGCTCCACATCATCGGCGAGTGCTCCAAGCACATCTCCGGTCTGCATGCGAGAGCGCAGGAACAGGGCCTGTGGCTCCAGAATGCGATATAACTTCACCCGTTGATCAGCCAACACACGCAGTACGGCATCATGTCCTGCCAAGCGCTCGATATATCGAAAGACGGCGCGAAATATTCCGAATGCACGTACCCCAACGATAGGTACATACACCATCAGAATGTTTTCAGGACGCAGCGCAGACTTGGAGATCAGAAATCCGGAGGCAAACAGTAGCAGTACCGCACACAGTGCAGCACAAGTGCCTAGCGCAATGACTGCGATGAATCTCCAGCGGTACTGTGCCACATACGGAGCAATCCAGCTATTTTTTTCTTTGCCGTTACGGACGGTCTCCATATGTTCATATCCGGACTTCATGTTATATCGCCTCCATCTGGGCCTGAATCATCTGATAATATACACCTTGTCGTGCCAGTAATTCCTGATGTGTTCCCGTCTCTGCCACTGTGCCGCCATCCATGACAATAATCCGATCCATATGCGGCATCCAGTGCAGACGATGGGTAGCCAAAAATACAAGCTTGCCTTCAAACAGTGGTAGCATCGTCTGTTTCAGTTCATACTCTGTTTCCACATCCAGATGTGCTGTCGGTTCATCAAGCAGCAGGATGTTCCGTTTACTAAGCAAGGCCCTTGCCAGCGCCACCCGTTGCTCCTGCCCGCCACTCAGCTGTCTGCCGCCGGCACCAATGGGCTCATTCAGCCCTCCGGATAATGAGGACAGTAACTTGGTTAATCCAGCTGCACTAACGGCCTTGGCCACTTCCGCATCCGAAGCCTCCGGCATGTAGAAACGAACGTTATCGGCCAGACTTCCACTAAAGATATACGGATGCTGCGGGATCGCTGCCGTCTGTCTTCGCCAGGATTCGAGCATATCCGGTGTAACCGGCTGTCCGTTAGCCAGTACTTGACCCGAAGTAGGCAGCTGAAATCCAGCCAATACATCAATTAACGTGGACTTGCCTGCTCCGCTGGCGCCAATAATACCGATTTTGCCGAGACCTGTGATCTGAAATGTGACATCCTTTAACGAATATGGACCTTCATCCTCATGCCGTACCTGTACATCCGTTAGTGCGAGTCTACTATTCTCATTCCAAGAGGACATGGAGGAAAAGGAAGAATCCAACTCAGGAATAGCATCGGGATCAAGATCAGGATGCACCGCAGCCATGTTATCGCTCAACACGACGCGTATGGTCGAAGAGTTTGCTTTCCTTTTACCCGAAGATAATGATGGTGTAGATCCTGCTTCGTCCTCTGCCGTAACCGCATGTGCAACAACATTAGCATAGACTTCCTGCTGTTTCTGTTCAGCGGCTCTACCCCGTTCGATCACCTGATTAATGGCTGCTCCAGCTTCCTTGCCGTCCAATGTGGCATGATAATCAGCGCCGAGCATACGTACAGGCAGGAAATATTCGGGTGCCAGAATCAGTACCGTCAGTGCAGGGCCGAGCAGCATATGCCCTTCCGTCAGACGTAATCCCAGACCAACCGCCACGGAAGCAACGGACAGCATGGTGAAGAAATCGAGTGCAAATGAAGAAAGAAAGGCCATACGCAGGGTGGACATCGTCGCTTTCCGATACCGCTGACTGACCCGCCGAATGGAACCTTCGTGCGTTTTGCTCTGTCCCAATGTTTTTAGCGTCTCCAGCCCACGCAAGGTATCGACAAAATGGTTAGCGAGTGCTTTGTAGGATCGGAATTGTCCG
The window above is part of the Paenibacillus sp. 1781tsa1 genome. Proteins encoded here:
- a CDS encoding MraY family glycosyltransferase, encoding MVYILAFIVSFAVVVLLIPPLGRLAHRLDFVDKPREDVERKLHRQPIPLTASYAIFTGFFLTYIALTKEITWETAALVAGGMLLLTIGTVDDWYKTKGKDFPALPKMLVQVSAAVLVFASGIAFTGFVNPFNAEYVMLPIWLQFILTILWIFGVTTVINFSDGMDGLAGGLSAISAITLFIVAITKGQTDSALMSIILVGVTIGYLKYNKAPAKVFMGDAGATFLGFILAVIALDGAFKQATMLSIFIPILALGVPIFDNIFVVIKRFIQGKAIYQADASQAHYRLLRAGLNHKQVVAVLYLVSTCLCLSSIILMLVEM
- the cydC gene encoding thiol reductant ABC exporter subunit CydC — its product is MKSGYEHMETVRNGKEKNSWIAPYVAQYRWRFIAVIALGTCAALCAVLLLFASGFLISKSALRPENILMVYVPIVGVRAFGIFRAVFRYIERLAGHDAVLRVLADQRVKLYRILEPQALFLRSRMQTGDVLGALADDVERLQDIYLRTVFPSVTALVMYGAAVIAFGSVDLGFAVWMGLYMLFLVAALPAISLKVTWKWRVRLKKENSRLYTRLTDGVLGLGDWLASGRATEFVQQQEEAEEQVDAIRRKLRRWTRWRDLMAQCVIGLMVISVTLWAGNAAAIGQLPAVMIAAFVLVLFPLTETLLPVGDAVEHLPQYRESLDRLKQLEGKDYLPLQNGAGDADGTGESTSVVKNGNVMAGQPSESLPAASDIPDRRIRLRIPPKLRADIEINRLSYRYTADDSYALQDVSLHLPQGKRLAILGRSGGGKSTLLKLIQGALLPSAGNVLINDLPVQTLEESVPDVIAVLNQSPHLFDTTVANNLRIGRPHATDEEIRQVAAQVGLSGLIESLPQGYDTPMLETGLRFSGGERQRIALARVLLRETPVIIFDEPTVGLDPVTERELMRTILDSLQGKTMIWVTHHLISAEQMDELIFMENGQIAMQGSHEQLLAGEERYRRLIELDRPGWTSRQQREQPLPPVASK
- the cydD gene encoding thiol reductant ABC exporter subunit CydD — encoded protein: MERGLLKLPGIRPVLALASALVLLQAMTIIMQAKWLAQAITALFEGSSVTEQYPVLLLFLAAFAARYALSFWLQLVTSRYAERTGTDLRRQMVEQWFRLGPRYAKTEGTGHLVTLAREGTAQFKAYLELFIPRMLGIGFTPIVILLYVFKLDMMSGVILMLTLPILIVFMILIGLAAQRKIDGQFRSYKALANHFVDTLRGLETLKTLGQSKTHEGSIRRVSQRYRKATMSTLRMAFLSSFALDFFTMLSVASVAVGLGLRLTEGHMLLGPALTVLILAPEYFLPVRMLGADYHATLDGKEAGAAINQVIERGRAAEQKQQEVYANVVAHAVTAEDEAGSTPSLSSGKRKANSSTIRVVLSDNMAAVHPDLDPDAIPELDSSFSSMSSWNENSRLALTDVQVRHEDEGPYSLKDVTFQITGLGKIGIIGASGAGKSTLIDVLAGFQLPTSGQVLANGQPVTPDMLESWRRQTAAIPQHPYIFSGSLADNVRFYMPEASDAEVAKAVSAAGLTKLLSSLSGGLNEPIGAGGRQLSGGQEQRVALARALLSKRNILLLDEPTAHLDVETEYELKQTMLPLFEGKLVFLATHRLHWMPHMDRIIVMDGGTVAETGTHQELLARQGVYYQMIQAQMEAI